A region from the Sebastes umbrosus isolate fSebUmb1 chromosome 18, fSebUmb1.pri, whole genome shotgun sequence genome encodes:
- the LOC119477488 gene encoding WD repeat and coiled-coil-containing protein, which yields MDLGKAKLLRTGVNTLHQAIHPVHGVAWTDGKQVCLTSLFLINGEVNFGDTNVIGQFEHVLGLFWGPLCCHDSPALLAVQHKKHVTVWQLQLSATEQNKLLCTQTCEMSEPFPLLAQGCVWHPKLDILAVLTKKDTSVLFSVRVDNRRTKADIKGSGLIHCACWTKDGTRLVVAIGSSLHSYVWNDIQKGLVACSFCPIFDVGGYICAIEPTGEAQVAVSTELPLDKLCGLNAGMAFDMSSEVESLQSHSSVMSEEDSLLDSRRRSFESERSYTPSPGPLDLTHLLARHRRSDPSPLLHLRRRDTLTGSGQDSSHLILVTYERKVTTSRKVSIPGILVPDIVAFDPRGSTVAVASNTCNMVLVYRITASAMPNIQQISLQTNERPKGVCFLNDKMLLLMVGKQKSNEPAFLPSSNTDKYILRLLAKELMLDGAITPSPSAHNHESTSNFCAGIRRHSEHLSKDDRERPGIKELMLPGGGVVRSPSNRRRLVEEVRSSDLSPVTSSVDFSDRASVVSSSSSITVENFDMDHINRMSSLAVAGHASRDSSRASSPRLESSDKFHTDPTLPMPEKALPPARDRALEQLVHNMERLFTRFSDVQQCLTEIRDYTQNGKKALSVYPNACEPPYVNVTCQKQLSENVFIDERRPVLLCDGKLCLRALQDLFNLTIVEMMYGPLWIVLVADADGFVPLTFKPKEELTVRNGKRKSTIRTPGSPENSVPSSPSPGQSPNTTTEASL from the exons ATGGATCTTGGTAAGGCAAAGCTGCTTCGGACGGGTGTCAACACTCTGCACCAAGCCATCCACCCCGTGCACGGGGTAGCATGGACGGACGGCAAGCAGGTCTGCCTGACGTCTCTCTTCCTCATCAACGGCGAGGTGAATTTTGGGGACACGAACGTCATCGGGCAGTTTGAGCACGTCCTCGGACTCTTCTGGGGCCCGCTGTGCTGCCACGACTCCCCTGCCTTGCTGGCTGTTCAGCACAAGAAACATGTTACCGTGTGGCAGCTGCAGCTCAGTGCGACTGAGCAGAACAAGCTGCTGTGCACTCAGACCTGCGAGATGAGCGAGCCTTTCCCCTTGCTCGCCCAAGGCTGCGTGTGGCATCCTAAACTGGACATCCTGGCGGTGTTGACCAAGAAGGACACGTCCGTTCTGTTTTCAGTCAGGGTGGACAACAGGAGAACCAAAGCGGACATCAAAGGTAGCGGACTTATCCACTGTGCATGCTGGACTAAGGATGGTACACGTCTTGTGGTGGCTATAGGAAGCTCTCTTCACTCTTACGTCTGGAATGACATCCAGAAGGGTCTGGTGGCCTGCTCTTTCTGCCCCATCTTTGACGTGGGAGGCTACATCTGTGCCATCGAGCCCACGGGGGAGGCTCAAGTAGCTGTGTCTACGGAGCTGCCTCTGGACAAACTCTGTGGGTTAAATGCCGGCATGGCTTTTGACATGTCGTCAGAGGTTGAGTCCCTGCAGAGCCACAGCTCGGTCATGTCAGAAGAAGACAGCCTCCTGGACTCGAGAAGAAGATCTTTTGAATCAGAGAGGTCCTACACCCCCAGCCCAGGCCCTTTAGACCTCACCCACCTCCTGGCGAGGCACCGCCGCTCTGACCCAAGCCCCCTTCTTCACCTGCGTCGCAGAGACACCTTGACGGGCTCCGGCCAGGACTCCTCGCACCTCATCCTGGTCACCTACGAGCGTAAAGTCACCACCAGCCGCAAAGTCAGCATCCCGGGGATTTTGGTCCCAGACATTGTGGCTTTTGACCCACGTGGTTCCACAGTTGCGGTGGCTTCAAACACCTGCAACATGGTGCTCGTGTATCGCATCACAGCCTCTGCCATGCCAAACATTCAGCAGATCTCTCTGCAGACGAACGAGAGGCCCAAAGGAGTCTGCTTCCTCAACGACAAGATGCTGCTGTTGATGGTGGGCAAGCAGAAGTCCAACGAACCTGCCTTCCTTCCATCGTCTAACACGGATAAATATATCCTTCGGCTCTTAGCCAAAGAGCTGATGCTCGATGGAGCTATCACACCATCCCCCTCCGCTCACAACCATGAGTCCACTTCTAATTTCTGTGCAGGGATTAGGAGGCACTCGGAGCACCTATCTAAAGACGACAGGGAGCGCCCAGGGATAAAGGAGTTGATGCTACCTGGAGGGGGGGTTGTTCGTTCACCGAGCAACAGGCGTAGGCTGGTGGAGGAGGTAAGGAGCAGCGATCTCAGCCCCGTCACCAGCTCTGTTGACTTCTCCGACCGAGCATCAGTCGTGTCCagttcctcctccatcaccgtgGAGAATTTCGACATGGACCACATCAACCGCATGAGCAGCCTGGCGGTGGCCGGCCAcgccagcagagactccagccggGCCAGCTCTCCTCGCCTCGAGTCGTCGGACAAGTTCCACACGGACCCGACGCTGCCTATGCCTGAAAAGGCATTGCCCCCCGCCAGGGATCGCGCCCTGGAGCAGCTCGTTCACAACATGGAGAGGCTTTTTACGCGCTTTTCAGACGTACAGCAGTGCCTGACAGAAATCAGAGATTATACCCAGAATGGCAAGAAGGCCCTGAGCGTCTACCCCAATGCCTGTGAACCCCCCTACGTCAATGTCACATGTCAG AAGCAGTTATCAGAAAACGTGTTCATCGATGAGCGGAGGCCAGTGCTGCTGTGTGATGGGAAGCTGTGTCTGCGCGCCCTTCAAGACCTCTtcaacctaactatagtggagATGATGTATG gTCCATTGTGGATTGTACTCGTGGCAGATGCAGACGGCTTTGTGCCTCTGACATTCAAACCCAAAGAGGAACTCACTGTGCGGAACGGGAAGCGGAAAAGTACCATACGGACTCCTGGGAGTCCGGAGAACTCCGTCCCATCCAGTCCATCCCCCGGCCAAAGTCCCAACACAACCACAGAGGCCTCCCTATAG